A region of the Streptomyces durocortorensis genome:
CAGCGTCGTCAGCATCCGCAGGGTCGTGGTCTTGCCGGCGCCGTTGGGGCCGAGGAACCCGACCAGTTCCCCTGCCTCGACATCGAGGTCGATGCCCTTCACCGCGTCGACGGTCCGCCCGCGGAGGGTGAACTGCCGGGCGAGGCCTCGCACTGTGATCATAAGAGCCTTCTTTCGCGCGTACCGCTTCTGGGTCGGATCACGGAGGGGCCCGGCCGTGTACCGGGCCCCTCCGCACGGTTCACTCCGGACGGCCGTCGGCAGCAGCGGCCTGGAACTGCGCGAGCCTCTCCTGCGCTTCGGCCATGTCCTCCGCGGTCGGCGCGTCGTCCTGGGTCAGCTTGAACCGCCAGTACCCGCTGAAGTCGATCGACGCCTTGTCCAGTCCCCGGTCGTTGACCAGATGACGGCGGAGCGCCCGGACGGCAGCCGACTCGCCCGCCAGCCAGGCGAACGGGCTGCCGGGGAGGAACTCGGCCTTGCGTACGGCGTCGATCAGCACGTCGCTCCGGCCGGGCGGGGTTCCCTGGCGGTAGAGCCAGTTGACCGTGGCGTCGCCCGCGGTCTCGAAGTCCTGCCGCTCGGCGGCGTCGGCGACTTCGATGAAGGCCAGGGCAGGGGCGCCCTCGGGCAGGGCCTCCAGCAGGGTGCCGATGGCCGGCAACGCGGTCTCGTCTCCGGCGAGCAGGAGCCAGTCGGAGTTCGCGATCGAGTCCGTCAGGGAGACGGGCGCGGAGTAGACCTCCGACGGGCCGACCATGCCGAGCCGGTCACCGGGACGGGCGGAACCGGCCCAGCTGGTGGCGGGGCCGGTGTCGCCGTGCAGGACGAAGTCGATCTCGACGGTGTTGGCCGGTCCGCGTCGGCGGATGGTGAAACTGCGCATCCACGGCCGCTCGCTCTCCGGAATGGCCAGAAATGCCTGGTACCAGCTCGTCGCGTCGTCGCCCTGCTCCGGCAGAACGGGCAGCTGCTGGCCGGACCGCGGGAAGCAGAGCTTGACCTGCTGGTCCGGCGTCCGACCCACGGAGTCGTCGAGTCGCTCGGCGTCGAACGTCACTCGCGCCATGCGCGGTGTGACGTGCGTGATGTCGGTGACCTGGATGAATGAAACAGGGAGCTCTGCCATCGAAAACCTTCCAAGAGTGCTGGGCATCCTGGGGCGGGAACACGTCCGCCTGATATCCTTACGCCGTAAGGAGATGCTTGGGCGAGAGTACTTTATGCAGTAAGGAGTTGCAAGGTGGTTATTTTTGCCGGGCAGGGCGACGCCCGCCGCTCGATGGCCCTCCTCTGGCGTTCGGCCGATTCCGGTGCCACCAGAGCCGCCCCCGGACCGAAGCCGGGGCTCGACGTCGACACGATCGCGGCCGCAGGCATCGCGGTCGCCGAGGAGCAGGGGATGGCGGCCCTGTCGATGCGGGCCGTGGGGGCGTGGCTGGGACGGACCGCCATGGCGCTCTACACCTATGTGCCGAGCAAGAGCGAGCTGGTCGACCTCATGCACGACCGGGTGCTGGCCGAGCTGCCCACCGAGTACGACACCAGCTCGGGGTGGCGCCCGGCGATCACCGCCTGGGCCGACGACACGTGGGCCTTCTATCTGCGGCACCCGTGGGTGCTACAGGTCTCCCAGGCCAGGCCGGTGCTCGGGCCGGGTGAATACGCGCAGCTGGAGACGGTTGTGCGGATCCTCGACGGAATCGGCCTGGAACCGCTGAAGGTCCGGCGGGTCATCGCCGTACTGTTCCAGTTCGTCCGTGGCATGGCCCGGGTCGCCGCGGAGCACCGGCAGGCGGCGCCGGAGACCGGGGTGTCCGACGAGGAATGGTGGACGGTGCGGACCACCCTGCTCACAGAGGTGGCGCCGGACTTCGCCGAGCGCTTCCCGGCGCTGGCGGCGCTGGAGTCGCACGCGGCCGCCGCCGATGCCGCCCGGGAGGATTCGGGTGACGTGGCACCGCCGGTGGAGCGGGAGGCCGGGGAAGCCTTCCGGGTCGGCCTGGAATTGATCCTTGACGGCATGGACTCGGAAGGCGGACCTGACAGCTCCGAGCCCCGTCGGCCGGAACACGTACGGGTCGAGGGTTCACCTGATCACCGAGCACCGCATCACTTCGCCGAATAAGACGCCCCTAACACCCTCACCGGATCACAACCAGTCCAAAAATGATCATTGACGATATGCCGATCGATAATCTACGGTCTTTTTGGTCTGGTGATCTTTCATGATTCTCAGCCGCCGACGACTGGTGCGAGATGTGACCATGGCTCAATTCCAGGGGGGAAAGCTCGTGCAGCAGACCGCCAAGTACCACCAGCGTGACAGTCGATTACCAGTTGGCCGCAGACCGGGCGAAGCGGCCGCCCACCCCGGAAGCAGCGGCCAGGCGCGAATCCTGACCACGCGGGTCGGCCTGAGGATCCCGGCCGCCCTGCCGTACGACCGGTGGGAGAAGGCCGGACTGCACATCTTCCAGATCGCCGACTCCTCGGCCTGGTGTCTGGGCGACTGGCTCGTGTACGGCCAGGAGCGATACGCCGACCGCTACCGGACCGGAGTGCAGGCTGCTGGGCTCGACTACCAGACGCTGCGCAACTACGCCTGGGTGGCACGGCACTTCGAGATCGGTCGGCGCCGCGAGAACCTGAGCTTCGGCCACCACGCCGAGGTCGTCTCCCTCCCTCCCACGCAGGCGGACACCTGGCTCGACCGCGCGGAGCAGCACGGCTGGTCCAGGAACCTGCTCAGACTGCGGCTGCGGGAGAGCCGTCAGGGCAACCGGGCGGCCCCGCTCGCTCGGGTCAGTCTGCCCAGGATCAGCGTGCCCGTCGATCGTGTGGAACGCTGGCGCGAGGCCGCTTCGAAGGCCGAAGGGGGCTTCGAGGAATGGATACTCGTGACACTCGACCGCGCCGCCGCGCACGAACTCGGTGACTGACGGACCCGGCCCGCCCGACCACCGGAGACGGCCTTTCATGCAGATCAGCATCGACCATCACACATGCATAGGGTCCGGGCAGTGCGTTCTGACGGCGCCCGGCGTGTTCACCCAGGACGACGACGGGTACTCACAGCTGGTGCCCGGAGGTACTGCGACGGCGGCGCGGCAGCAGGTGCAGGAGGCGGCGCTGTCCTGTCCGGTGCAGGCCATCGCCTTGGGTGACGAGCCGCCCGAGGGCTGAGCGTCCTCCCGGTCCGCCGCAGGACGCTCGCGTAGAGGGGCCGCCCGATGTCGGGCGGCCCCTCTACGCGAGCACGATCAGGGCCGAAGCCGAAGCCGAAGCGAGTTCAGTCGCCAGCTGCCCGGCAGCAGGGCTCGGTCCAGTTCGGCGCCGTCGTCCGCGAGCGTCATGCCCGGGTAGTGCTCCAGCAACCTGGCGAAGGCCGCCTCGCCTTCCTGCCGGGCCAGCGTGGCACCCAGGCAGTAGTGGATGCCGTGACCGAAGCCGACATGGTTCTCGGCCTGGCCGTCCTGCTGGCGCGTGATGTCCAGACGGTCCGGGTCGGTGTAGTGGCGCGGGTCGAAGTTGGCTGACACCAGCACGAGTTGGACCGCGTCGCCACGGGCGATGGGCGTGCCGGCGAGTTCCAGGTCCTCGGTGGCGTAGCGCAGCCGCGCCACGTGCACCGACCCGCACCAGCGCATCAGTTCGTGCACCGCGCGCGGCACCAGCGCCGGGTCCTTGCGCAGCAACGCCAGCTGGTCGGGGTGGGTGAGCAGTGCGGCGGTGCCGTTGCCGATCAGATGCGCGCTTGTCTCGTGACCGGCCAGCACCAGCGTGAGGATCATGGTGACCATCTCGACGTCGCTGAGCCGTCCCCCGTCGTCGTCCTGGGCCCGGATCAGCTCGCTCAGCAGATCGTCCCTCAGCGCTGCCCGGCGCCGCTCGATCAGTTCGTGGCAGTAGTCGATCATCACAGGAAAGGAGTGCTGAAGTCGTTCCGGCCGCATCGACACCAGGTCGCCGCCCCACTCCCGCCACCGGTCGAGGTCGGCCGCCGGAATCCCGACGAGCTCGCAGATCACCGTGATCGACAGCGGATACGCGAAGTGCTCCAGGAGATCGACCGCCCCCTCCTCCTCCCGGTGCGGCAGCTCGGTCAACAGCCGGTCGGCGATCCGCTCGATGTCCGGCCGCAGGTCGAGGATCCGGCGGGCCGCGAACGCCCGGGTCACCAGGCGGCGCAGCCTGGGGTGGTCCGGCGGGTCGCTGTCCAGGATGGAGCCCAGCAGATAGCGCCGCAGATGCTCGGGGATCTTGAGGAGCTCCATCATCCCCTCGCGCGGGTCCGCGCCCCCTTCCCCCGGCACATTGGAGGGAGTGTTGACGAGCCGAGGATCGCGCAGCGCCGCGCGGACATCGTCGTAGCGGGTCACGAACCACACCGGGGTGCCGTCGACGAACCTGCCGTTGACCACCGGGCCTTGTTCGCGCAGTCGGCCGTAGCCGCCGAAGGGGTCCCGGAGCAGATCCGGATCGGTCATGTGCGGACCGGCGGGGCACTGGGCGGTCTCCCCGGTCTGCGAGGCGTCATGGGAAGTGAGTGACATGATTGGTTCCGGCTCTCCCTGAGACGTCACTTGACCGCGCTGATCACGCCGTGCGGCGTCCATTGACCGCCTGGCAGCCGTTCGGGCTTCACGAAGCCGGCCGCGGCGAACCACTCCTCGTACTGACCCCACGGGTAGATGGTGCTGCTCGCGGCGGGCAGGGTCGCGAAGTACACGTTGTCGAGGGCGGCGTACAGCGGACCGTCGCCGTCGTCGTCGGACATGGCGTTGAACACCAGCACGCGCCCGCCGTCGGGCAGGGCCGTGTGGGCCTTGCGCAGCAGGCGCACGTTCTCCTGCGGCGACCAGATCACCAACTGGTTTGCGAACAGTACGCAGTCGTGCCCCGGCGGATAGTCGTCGGCGAAGATGTCGGCCGCCCGGACGGAGATCCGTTCGGCCAGACCGTGCTCGTCGATCTTGCGGCGAGCGATCTCCACCGTGCCGGGAAGGTCGAGGACGGTGAACTCGACGCCGGGGTTGGCCTGTGCGAGCGCGATGGCGTTGACGCCGTCACCGCCGCCGACGTCGAGCACCCGGCGTACCCCGGTCAGGTCGGCCTGCTCGACCAGTACGGGGTTCGACAGCCGGGACCAGGACCGCATGCAGCGGTAGAACAGCTGCTCAAGGTCAGGGTCCTCGGACAGCCTGTGGTACAGGTCCGGGCCGGTTCCCTTGATCCGCCGCAGGCCGACGTTGGTGTTCCTGCGCAGCGACTCCGTGAAGTCCACCTCGGCGGGGCGGACGATCCGCTCCTCGTACTCGATCAGGTCCTCGATGATCTCCCAGGTCCCGTCTTCGAACTTGCCGTTCAGGACATCGGCGTTGAGGTATCCGCTCCCCTGGTGGACCGTCAGCCCCAGGGCCGTGGTGCCCAGGAGCAGAATCTGCACCGGGCGTTCGGCCAGGCCGAGTTCGTGTCCGATCTCCCGCGGGGTCAGGCCGGGGCGCCGGTGGAGCAACGGGAACAAGCCCAGATTGCGGCCTGCGTTGAGCATCTGGAAGGCGGAGGAGCCGAACAGGATCTGCACCAGGCCGTCGGTGGTGAGCGGGGTTGCGTCAGTCATGGGCACTCCGTATCGCGTGGGGTGGTGAGGGTTCGGGCAGGCCATGGGCCGGGCCGGCGGTCATGTCACCCGGGCCAGATCCGCGGGACGGGACGCATAGGTCCGCCCGGCGGCGATCCGACGCAACCGGGCCAGCGCGTCCCAGACCTCGGTGAACCGGGTGTAGAGCGGTGACGGGCCGATCCTCAGCCGGTCCGGGACCCGGTAGTCGCAGACAACCTTCGCGTCGGCGGCGAGCGTCTGGCAGATCCGCCAGGCGTCGGGGTGGTACAGCGACACATGTGAACCGCGCTGTCCGGGCGTCCGCGGCGAGGCCCGGCGGAAGCCCAGAGGGGTGAGCCAGGCGTCGGCCAGGTCGTCGACGAGCCGGCCCAGCAGCAGCCCCTTGGCCCGGATACGCGCCACTCCGGCCTCTTCGACGAGGGCGAGCGCCGGATCGATCGCCGCCAGCGACAGCAGCGGCGGGGTGCTCACGAGGAACCGCTCGATCCCCGGCACCGGATCGTAGTCGGGCCCCATCCGGAACTGCTCGCGCTGCCCGAACCAGCCCCACACCGGCTGGCGCAGTTCGGCGTGCAACTCGGTGCGCACGTAGAGGAAGGCAGGCGAACCCGGGCCGCCGTTGAGATACTTGTACGTGCACCCCACGGCCAGCTCCGCGCCGGCCGCAGCGAGGTCGACGGGGACGGCTCCGGCCGCGTGCGACAGGTCCCACAGGACCCGGGCGCCGGCCGCGCGGGCCAGTTCGTTCACCTTCGCCATGTCCAGGAGCGCGCCGCTGCGGTACGACACCAACGAGAGCACCACCAGCGCGACGTCCTGGTCCAGGGCGGAGCGCAGCACGTCGAGATCGAGGCCGCCGTCGAGATCGGAGGCGAGCCGCCGCAGGCGCAGCCCGCGCTGCTCGGCGAGGCCCTGGAGGACGTACCGGTTGGTCGGGAAGTCCTCGGCGTCCATGAGGACGGTGCCCCGTCCCGGAGCGGCGTCCAGCGCGGCACCGGCCAGCTTGTACAGATTGACCGAGGTGGAGTCCGAGATCACCACCTCGCCGGGCCTGGCGCCGAGGACGTGCTCGGCAAGACGGTCACCGAGCCGGGCGCCCCAGTCGATCCACCCCTGCCAGGAACGCACCAGCCCGCCGCCCCAGCCCTCCTCGACCACCTCGCGCAGGAGGTCCGAGGTGGCCGCGGGCAGTCGGCCCAGCGAGTTGCCGTCGAGGTAGACCAGCTCCGGATCGGTGATGACGAACCGTTCCCGGAACCCGGCCAGCGGATCGGCCGCGTCCAACTCCTCGGCCGCCGTGCGCGGGATACCGCCCTCCATCGGCGCTCCTCCTCTTTCGTGTCGTCGGCGTCTGCCGTGTCCTGGCGTTCTGCGTCATCTCCTGCGGCCGGTCAGAGCGTCGAGCGCACCGACCACAGCTCCGGGAAGAAGCGGTGCTGACTGATCCGGGCGAGCCAGGCCACGCCCTCTGTGCCGCCGGTGCCAGGCTTGGCGCCCAGCATCCGCTGCACGGTGACGAGGTGCGTGTAGCGCCAGCGGGCGAACTGCTCCGCGGTGTCCATGAGTGCCTCGGCGAGCAGATGGAGGTCGTGGTGGCGGGCCGGGTCCTGGTAGACCGCCCGCCAGGCTTCCTCGACCTCGGTGCCGGTCCGGTAGGGCAGTGTGGTGTCCGGGGTCGGGGATTCGTCCGGTGTGAGCAGTCCGCGACGGGCCAGCAGGGCGAGCGCCGCGTCGTACAGGCTCGGCTCCCGCAGCTGGTTCATCACCGCGTCATGGCCGGCCGTGTCCCGGTGCGGCTCCACCATCGCCGGGTTCTTGTTGCCGAGCAGGAACTCCAGTCGCCGGTAGCCGGCCGACTGGAAGCCGGAGGCCGACCCGAGGACGTCCCGGAACTCGGCGAACTCCGCGGGTGACAGCACGGAGAACGTCTCCCAGGAGACCAGCAGCACCTGCTGCACTCGTGCCGACCTGCGCAGTGTCCACAGCGCGTCGCGGAGTCCGTCCTTGTCCAACTGGTTCCGGGCGGTGGTCAGTTCCGTGTGCAGCAGCTTGAAGAGGAGCTCCTTGACCTGGCTCATGATGATGAAGCCCGGCTCGGTGTCCGCCGCGCTGAGCGGATGCTGGAGCGCCAGCAGTTCGTCCATGCGCGCGTAGTGCGCGTACGGGGTGGTGCCCGGCGGGGCGGGGGCGGACAGCGGACATCCGATGCCCTGTCCTGAGCCCTGGGCGGCCTGCTCGGTGGTCATGTGGTCGTTCCTCCCGGTTCCATCTGTGCGAGGACCGCGTCGCCCAGTTCGGTGCCCCTCGCCCCCAGGTCGTAGGGGAGATCGAAGTGGTCGCGCAGCTCGGCGACGACCTCCGTCACCTTCGCCCGGGGGCGCAGTGCCCTCACCATCAGCTCGTGCTGGCGGACGTACTCCTCGGTCTCGTTGCCGCCGCGGGCGACCACCACCGGGGGCAGCCGCGACGGCAGCCGGCGCAGCGGGCTGTTGCGGCGCGCCCCGGCCTCGTCCAGCCGCAGCGCCTCGTTGACGTACGACAGCCGGACCGGCTCCAGGTCGTACATGCCGCTCAGCAACACCGCCCCGGCGATCCGGCCGGACACGTCCGGGCCGTCCGACGGGCCGGGCAGCAGGGCCATCGCCGCCAGGTGCGCGCCGGCCGAGGTGCCGCACAGATGGAGCCGGTCCGGGGCGAACCCGAGCCGGTCCGCGTGCCGCAGCAGCCAGTCGACGGCCCGCCGCACCATCCCCGCCATGGCGTCCAGCCCGACGTCCGGTGCCAGCCCGTACTCGACGACCGCGACCGACGCCCCGGCGGCCAGCAACGGCGGTGCCGGGAAGGCCGATTCGGCGCGGCCGAGCGCCTGCCAGTTCCCGCCGTGCACGAACACCAGCAGTGGCGTGCGGCCCCGGCCCGGGCCGGGAAAGTAGTCGAGCGACTCGGCCGGATGCGGGCCGTAGGCGAGACCGGTCCGCACCGGATGGTCCCGGCGGGCGGCCGTGCTCAGCCGCTCGTACTCACTGAGGTAGGCCCCGAGGCTCGGCACCCGGGAACTCGGCGAGTACTGCCGGTCCAACGTGGCCTGATCCATTCCCCGATACACGGCGGCACCTGTCATCGCGTACCCCGGGGCTTCGTTCCGCCGCACGTCACTCGGCCCCCAGCCGGTGTGCGGCACAGGCCTTTTCGTACATCTCGGTCAGCAGCGGATCGATGCCGTGCGCCGAGTTGCGGTAGCGGGCCCCGAAGCGCCTCGCGTACTCCTCGAACCACTCCCGCCGGTCCGCCAGGAACAGCACGTCGTGGATCGCCATCGAACGCACCGCCATCATCGGGACGGGGGCGTGGCTCACCTCGAACTCCGGGTTGCGGGCGGCCTTCTCCCGGCACTTCTCGTGGAATTGGGCGATCATCAGCCCACGGCGCACGCTCTCGGGCTTGAGCGCGGTGTGCGCCGCGTCCAACAGGTGCAGATGCTCGGGCGGGATGTCCGGCAGCACGAGCAGCAGCGACCGCAGATTCGGGTTGCCGGCCTTCCAGTCGACCTCGCTGAACTCGTCCAGGCCGCAGCGGACGATCTCGTCGATGAGGGCCTGGCTCGGGGTGGGTCCCACCAGCCTGACCCGGATCTCCAGCGCACCGGCGCGCTGGGCCGGTTCGACGAACGGGCACACCGGGCCGGTGCGTCCGAGTTCGCTGTGCGGTTGGCGGATGTAGTCGCTCAGCCAGCTTTCGGCGGCCTCCAAGGCCTTGGCCAAGTCGACGGAGAGCACGTCGGTCAGCATCGTTGTCAATCCTCAGGTCTCGGTCCTCGCAGGATGCGGACGGGGGGCTGGAACGCGGCCTGCGAACGTCACTCGTCGCCGGTGAGTTCCTGGAGCTTGGCCGACAGGATCCGACCGACGGCGGCCAGCGTCTCGGGCCGGGTCAGCATGGTCCCGTGCTCGCCGGGCACCACATGTGCTTCGACCGTGCCACGGACGTAGGGCTGCCAGGCCGCGGCGTCGACCGGCGGGTCCTGCTGCTCCGAGCAGGCGATCAGCAGCAGGTCGCCGTCGATCGCACCGGGCCGGTAGTCGATGGTCAAGTGGGTGTTGTTCGCCGAGATCTCGGTGATCGCCGCGAGCCTGTCCTCGTCCAGGTTGGCCAGCGCGCTTCCCTGGCGACGCAGGATCTCCCGCGCCCTGGCGAAGGTCATCTCCTCGTCCTCCTGCCGGTGGGTTCCGTCATCGACGAGACCCACGTGGTACAGGAGCATCACCCGGTCGTCGGGCGCGGGTACGTCCGCGTGGGTCAGCCCCTGCCAGTTGGGGATCACGTCGAGTACCGCGACCAGCGCCACCGGTTCGCCGCGTCGCCGGAACTCCGTGGCCAGAGCGTGCGCGCACAGTCCGCCGAAGGACCAGCCGGCCAGGTGGTAGGGCCCGTGCGGCTGCACGCTCTGGATCTGGTCGGCGTAGTCCACCGCCATCTCCTCGATGCTGCCCGGCCGGGGCTCCGGACGGGCCAGACTGCGGGCCTGGATTCCGTACAGCGGGTACTGCGGATCGATCTGCTTGATCAGCGCGCTGTACGACCAGCTGATGCCGCCGCCCGGGTGGATGAAGAACAGCGGCGGCCGACTGCCTCGGGGGCGCAGCGGCAACACCACCTCGTAGGAGTCGTCCGAGTCGTCGACTTC
Encoded here:
- a CDS encoding tryptophan 2,3-dioxygenase, which produces MTTEQAAQGSGQGIGCPLSAPAPPGTTPYAHYARMDELLALQHPLSAADTEPGFIIMSQVKELLFKLLHTELTTARNQLDKDGLRDALWTLRRSARVQQVLLVSWETFSVLSPAEFAEFRDVLGSASGFQSAGYRRLEFLLGNKNPAMVEPHRDTAGHDAVMNQLREPSLYDAALALLARRGLLTPDESPTPDTTLPYRTGTEVEEAWRAVYQDPARHHDLHLLAEALMDTAEQFARWRYTHLVTVQRMLGAKPGTGGTEGVAWLARISQHRFFPELWSVRSTL
- a CDS encoding LmbU family transcriptional regulator, giving the protein MAQFQGGKLVQQTAKYHQRDSRLPVGRRPGEAAAHPGSSGQARILTTRVGLRIPAALPYDRWEKAGLHIFQIADSSAWCLGDWLVYGQERYADRYRTGVQAAGLDYQTLRNYAWVARHFEIGRRRENLSFGHHAEVVSLPPTQADTWLDRAEQHGWSRNLLRLRLRESRQGNRAAPLARVSLPRISVPVDRVERWREAASKAEGGFEEWILVTLDRAAAHELGD
- a CDS encoding DUF6875 domain-containing protein, with protein sequence MLTDVLSVDLAKALEAAESWLSDYIRQPHSELGRTGPVCPFVEPAQRAGALEIRVRLVGPTPSQALIDEIVRCGLDEFSEVDWKAGNPNLRSLLLVLPDIPPEHLHLLDAAHTALKPESVRRGLMIAQFHEKCREKAARNPEFEVSHAPVPMMAVRSMAIHDVLFLADRREWFEEYARRFGARYRNSAHGIDPLLTEMYEKACAAHRLGAE
- a CDS encoding cytochrome P450 family protein, giving the protein MSLTSHDASQTGETAQCPAGPHMTDPDLLRDPFGGYGRLREQGPVVNGRFVDGTPVWFVTRYDDVRAALRDPRLVNTPSNVPGEGGADPREGMMELLKIPEHLRRYLLGSILDSDPPDHPRLRRLVTRAFAARRILDLRPDIERIADRLLTELPHREEEGAVDLLEHFAYPLSITVICELVGIPAADLDRWREWGGDLVSMRPERLQHSFPVMIDYCHELIERRRAALRDDLLSELIRAQDDDGGRLSDVEMVTMILTLVLAGHETSAHLIGNGTAALLTHPDQLALLRKDPALVPRAVHELMRWCGSVHVARLRYATEDLELAGTPIARGDAVQLVLVSANFDPRHYTDPDRLDITRQQDGQAENHVGFGHGIHYCLGATLARQEGEAAFARLLEHYPGMTLADDGAELDRALLPGSWRLNSLRLRLRP
- a CDS encoding ferredoxin; its protein translation is MQISIDHHTCIGSGQCVLTAPGVFTQDDDGYSQLVPGGTATAARQQVQEAALSCPVQAIALGDEPPEG
- a CDS encoding methyltransferase — encoded protein: MTDATPLTTDGLVQILFGSSAFQMLNAGRNLGLFPLLHRRPGLTPREIGHELGLAERPVQILLLGTTALGLTVHQGSGYLNADVLNGKFEDGTWEIIEDLIEYEERIVRPAEVDFTESLRRNTNVGLRRIKGTGPDLYHRLSEDPDLEQLFYRCMRSWSRLSNPVLVEQADLTGVRRVLDVGGGDGVNAIALAQANPGVEFTVLDLPGTVEIARRKIDEHGLAERISVRAADIFADDYPPGHDCVLFANQLVIWSPQENVRLLRKAHTALPDGGRVLVFNAMSDDDGDGPLYAALDNVYFATLPAASSTIYPWGQYEEWFAAAGFVKPERLPGGQWTPHGVISAVK
- the kynU gene encoding kynureninase → MEGGIPRTAAEELDAADPLAGFRERFVITDPELVYLDGNSLGRLPAATSDLLREVVEEGWGGGLVRSWQGWIDWGARLGDRLAEHVLGARPGEVVISDSTSVNLYKLAGAALDAAPGRGTVLMDAEDFPTNRYVLQGLAEQRGLRLRRLASDLDGGLDLDVLRSALDQDVALVVLSLVSYRSGALLDMAKVNELARAAGARVLWDLSHAAGAVPVDLAAAGAELAVGCTYKYLNGGPGSPAFLYVRTELHAELRQPVWGWFGQREQFRMGPDYDPVPGIERFLVSTPPLLSLAAIDPALALVEEAGVARIRAKGLLLGRLVDDLADAWLTPLGFRRASPRTPGQRGSHVSLYHPDAWRICQTLAADAKVVCDYRVPDRLRIGPSPLYTRFTEVWDALARLRRIAAGRTYASRPADLARVT
- a CDS encoding siderophore-interacting protein; the protein is MAELPVSFIQVTDITHVTPRMARVTFDAERLDDSVGRTPDQQVKLCFPRSGQQLPVLPEQGDDATSWYQAFLAIPESERPWMRSFTIRRRGPANTVEIDFVLHGDTGPATSWAGSARPGDRLGMVGPSEVYSAPVSLTDSIANSDWLLLAGDETALPAIGTLLEALPEGAPALAFIEVADAAERQDFETAGDATVNWLYRQGTPPGRSDVLIDAVRKAEFLPGSPFAWLAGESAAVRALRRHLVNDRGLDKASIDFSGYWRFKLTQDDAPTAEDMAEAQERLAQFQAAAADGRPE
- a CDS encoding TetR/AcrR family transcriptional regulator — encoded protein: MVIFAGQGDARRSMALLWRSADSGATRAAPGPKPGLDVDTIAAAGIAVAEEQGMAALSMRAVGAWLGRTAMALYTYVPSKSELVDLMHDRVLAELPTEYDTSSGWRPAITAWADDTWAFYLRHPWVLQVSQARPVLGPGEYAQLETVVRILDGIGLEPLKVRRVIAVLFQFVRGMARVAAEHRQAAPETGVSDEEWWTVRTTLLTEVAPDFAERFPALAALESHAAAADAAREDSGDVAPPVEREAGEAFRVGLELILDGMDSEGGPDSSEPRRPEHVRVEGSPDHRAPHHFAE
- a CDS encoding alpha/beta hydrolase, with amino-acid sequence MDQATLDRQYSPSSRVPSLGAYLSEYERLSTAARRDHPVRTGLAYGPHPAESLDYFPGPGRGRTPLLVFVHGGNWQALGRAESAFPAPPLLAAGASVAVVEYGLAPDVGLDAMAGMVRRAVDWLLRHADRLGFAPDRLHLCGTSAGAHLAAMALLPGPSDGPDVSGRIAGAVLLSGMYDLEPVRLSYVNEALRLDEAGARRNSPLRRLPSRLPPVVVARGGNETEEYVRQHELMVRALRPRAKVTEVVAELRDHFDLPYDLGARGTELGDAVLAQMEPGGTTT